The genomic region CAAAGCTACTCACCATAATTTGATATGAGTTGAAATATCACACTGCTGAACGcagcaactgaccaatcagaatcaagtattccagagagccgTGTAATAATATTGTATGCTAACGCTCATTgtcaaaatgtaaagaaaatgttATTTCTCAATTGTTTAATATTACTTAATGAATTTGACAAACATTGTACTTTGACTGTAAATTATTATACAAatctattaaaaatgaataaaggatATGCTTGTATCATTACACAATAGATTTGTCTATTAATTATCTAATGAACATCAACTTCATCTGTCAGTGATTTTATCCACCCAGTCCCATACATGTAGAGATCCATCCGTAGCTGCTGAGAGAATAGTTTTTGGTCGTGACTGATGCCAAGAATGGATGGTAACCACAGGGGAACCACTGTATTTTGCTTCATCTGACATTTCATGACCTCTGTGTGAAAAAACTGGCTGTGGGCTCTGTCCCTCTGTGCTCCAATTTATTGTGTTGTAGATGTGCACGGTTCCATCAAACCCTTCCAAatttgagaaagaaagaaattgtcAGGTCATTGGTGGAATAGACTAAGGAATATGAACAAGACATGTTCTATCTAACTCAACCTTACAAAACTAAAAGTTTATGTTCCTTAATTGAGACAGGAAAAAATGGAAGCATTCTTTACTCACCTGACACAGACAGACATCTGTCGAGAACAGGAGCCCAAGAAACATTCAGGAAGTCATTCTCTGATGTGTTGTGTTGGACATTTAGTTGGGTTTGACAAAACGGACGTTGTAAATTTCTTAGATCAGACAGCAGCATGTGACCAGAGGACGAGAGTCTTGCTACAGTACAACAGGAAGGTTCTGACTGAGAGCTGTCAGTCCTCAGTCCAAATGCCCAGTGCAAATCACTCTTACTGTCATCCAGAGGATAATGACAAGTCGAGGGATCTCTTGTGTCACCCATTAGCAGAGTGCCATCACTCGCACATATGAGAAACACACAAGCATTCACAAACTGTAAGCCACTCACTGAATCGGAGGACTCTtttgctgtaaaaaaataaataaagtcagaCTAAATGAGCTGAACtgataaagcatttaaaaaaaaaggtttgatatTACCTACTGTATACAGAACCCGTCCTGTTGCTATCTCTGTCAGCTGAACTTCACTTATACAAGAACCATGAAGGACTGCTGGTTCGTCTGTTAATCCAGGTGCTATTTTACTGCTTTTTGCTGTTGTGCTCTTGAGGTTTATGACTCCAGTCTTTTTTATAACATCTGTATTGAAAAATCAGGTAAAATACTACATGAAATGTTAAGGATTTGCAAAATGCTCCATGAATTCAAAAATATGTCagattatttttgaataaatatatatatatatatatatatatatatatatatgaagataaTTACACATAATTCATCAAATGCATGTAGATGATTTGTTTACTTTCTCATTGCTAATTCTATTTGTAATGAACTACACAGACATGAATCCTACCGCTATCATCGCCTCCAATATCCCATATCTGCAATGTCGAACTAGAACTTCCACTAGTCACCACACACCTGTAAAGAACCATATATCAAATAATCATATAATCATgcagatggcaaaataaatagggctcaaaattttttttactgattctAACTGAATATTTCTCAATATCTTGCTGATGTTGGCATCACTTCGAATCAAAGTCAGCAGTAATTTTCAAGTAAATagactgaaatacattttttgccAATTCCAATAGAAAAGTCTTCTGAACTTATGAACATATCAAGATCTAGTTATTACCTTGTTCCAGGGATATGTATCAAACTCTCAATAGTTTCCTCAGAAAATCCACCATGCTGTACTTTGAAGTCTCTTTCTGCACAAAGGCCCTGAAGTTGTGACCAATAAGCAGTTAATTAAATGAACTGCACATTCAAAAAACAAATACTCGTGTCTTCAATCACCTGGTTTTCTCCTGCATATAACTTAAGAGGCAGAAGTAACTCTAagatttcacttcttgctccaGTGTATCCTGCAACACAAATATCTGGAATACAGATGGAAAAAAATGGCCTTTTTAGAATTTAGTGGATTTTCTACTTTCTACtaatgatttagaatttagagACGCTTTACTTTTATCACCCGTCCACTCTATTACTTTTGTCGGATGCTCGAGTTGAAATACATGCAGGTCTTTGTATCTGAAATTAAAAAGACACAGATTTACTGGCTAATGAAAAAGTTCCATGCAGCTCAAGAAAAAGCTGTCTAGGTAGGCAATGCAATAAGTGCTAAGACATAACTATTAACATGCTTTCAAATGAAACTCTACTGCTGTCAGACTCACGTGTTTAGAGACTCCATAAACCAGTCATCAGATTCATCAGAGGATATGTCCATGCTGAATAACTGTTCACGTATTTAACAAATAAGTACAAAACCCCACTCCTACATGAATTTATTCCATAGACAGTCAGAAGATATTTAAAATCGGTCAATGTTTCGATGTTTCCGGGACATGTTCTTCTTCTGTACTCCTGATGTTTTTCAACAGTACAAAGGTCCATTGTCGCCATCTGACGGCACAAGGATAATATATCGAACGTGACGTTTTGGaattttatgttttgcaattttcttttccaaaacaaaaagtaattaaataaaataacgtcCCAACCCAGCTTTgtgtcaaatatggactaacccaacttttgggtttttttttttttttttttttttttttttttttgttttatgtaaccCAGTTATTGgcttagtccatatttgacccgaAGTTGgattgaaacaacccagcattttttagagtgtaaaaaGGTGGCTGTACAATGCAGAGCAAAGCCAGCTTCACTTAATCCATCCTTTGAATTTCATAGACACAGACCAAACAGAGTTAAATGTTGGAAATGTGTGGCATGCCTCTCTTGAAAAAGAAGCATGTATTAATTATAATCCAGGATTTACGGTGGTGACATGCTTTAGCTGTCCCATCAGCTTTACTCAGTTTGTGTTCTGCCTCCCTTATGTTGTATGCTAAAATACCATCCCTTTGTGTAATTGCAATGTTCCACATCATTACTTCATCAGCTTTTTATTTTGAGACTCTCACAAACTTCagaacacacttctttttcaaaCAGCATTTTTAGAGGAACATTCTTTCCACCTGCAGAAAAACATTCTTAAATGTCAACACACTAATTAATATGAATGAATTATATGATGATAATTAAAGTTTTTTCATTTGCCTCATGCAGCACCGAAATCTAAATAAAGATGTCATTCTTCTGAGGATGTAGTTCAGTGAAGACCTGCTAAGATCTGGCTAAACCCACACGGCACAGCATCTGAAAATAATGAACAAACCATtgataaatgaaaaaaacttaaatattataagtattacaaatgtatataatactaattgatatatatatatatatatatatatatatatatatatatatatatatatatatatatatatatatatatatatatatatattattatttttttttttttttttattgtcacatTATATCAACACACCTGTATCTGCAATGTATTCTTGACCAAAACAGAAGCGACAACAGTGTCCTCCAAAGCCACAAGTACAGATCTGAATGTGCACTTCAGTATTATGACACAAAATAATATCCACAATTGGTCAAGTATCCAGCATGTTGTGCACGTATATGTTGAATTGAAATGTTAGTAACATCCagtaacattaataaaacatcttttcagagttatctggtctttaataatgttcgatttaaatctaatataaatattaaatattacataaatatttaaatatatttaacactttatttaTACACCATtcatagaaaaaaaatctgaaacacTCTAGTTGGACATTCATCTCACATTATATATAACTACTTGTTACAGAACAttcagaaaacatccaaaagtaaTGTTCACGTAAtatttgcaaaatgaaaatggaaatggaatttgcataaaacatttttaaaacattaaaaaaactcgacattttgaacattcagaaaaaaaaatgaatgttacaTTCTTAaacaattgtttgtttgttttttgctggGTGACGGAAAATTATTAACAAATTGTAGGTGAGTACAGGAATATCagaaggatttttattattattccaagGAATTACAATTGGACAGTCTTTCTATTCTAAGTGTTGTTGTGTACAATATTTAGGGATCATATTCATTCTGCTAGTAGAActtgttaatattttttggatCTATAAGGATAAATCCTACAAGTAACAAAAAAGTTGGTGTACAAACTATTTTAACCGCAGAAATTGCTCAATTTCACAAACCGTTACAAATAAATGGGATAACGCATTGaattaaaagttacattttagtAGTTACAagtaaaaaaactgaaacagttttttcttctaaaacgtgttatgataatttaaaaaaaaaaatgttacagaaAAATCAGCAGAACCTGAGTACTGATATATAGGATAGGCCTTCAATCTTTCTTGGATCCAAAAATGTGATTTGATCTGATGAATGAACCAGCAGATGTCGCTGTAGCATTAAAAGCCATCGAGCAAATATCCTCCAATATTACTAAATTATGGCTAAATTAATTTTCTCTCTCGAAATGCACTTTATGTCTCACATGTTTCAAAAAAGCATGCCTTTATTGGAATACAAATTGTTTGAGTATAAAATATGTTCCTTAATAAAGCtgtattgatatattttaaatctaatcTTAGTATACCTTCTAGGCCTATTTCTTTTTCTGCAGCCAGGAATTTCAGTTAGCTTCCTTGAAGTGTTCATGATAGCAATCAAACTtcaaaatcaatcaaaaaaaagatTATTCACGGTTCTTCTCACATTGTTCAGAAGACTGAGGGTAAACCCACATATTATGGGGAAATGTACAAAGCGAGTTAAGTTGGTAAAAAATAGTGAAATAGTGAGCCTTTTTCTAATGTGCGTCATCTAAGGCCATTATggagggaataaaaaaaaaaaaagcattattccCCCTGGAAACAACGGGAAACATTAGAGAGATTTAAAATAATCTCACTGTATCAAGTTTGTGGTTTTAGGACTGAAACCCAGATTCAGGTGTGGTTTAAAACTTCTCTGTGGTTCACATGCATTATGGTTACAGTGGTTTCTGACTTTGCCTTACTGCTGAGGAAAATTACACATCATACAGATAATTATGCTATGTGGCAGGCTTTTAAGCTGTCTGTTTCTGCAAATGATcacattttctgtgtttttagtcCACCTTTATGTCAGATGGGAGAAACCATGGCGACTGTTCGCACATTCTGCccgacataaaaaaaagaaagaaaaagaaaagaaaaagaagaaaaaaaatgtaaacaatggcTCCCTGATACAGCCTACTGAAGGTTGAAGTGCCTCGTGACACTGAGAGCACGATTAACCTTGCTTTTAAACTTGAAATCCCCATCAAATCCGTGGGTAGACGCAGATAAAGAAAGAGATCTTTTCTGCAAATTTCACAAGGATACCATAAAGTGAGaagaaattatgatttaaaaaggatCAGTGTCACTGCGTACTTTGACAAGATGTTGGATGAACCCGTAggcagtggtgtaatgtaacaaagtaaaaaatacgTCATTACAGtactttaagtattttttgggaatatctgtactttacttgagtttttatatttcagtcaaTTTCTACTTTTACTCCAAtgcatttcctaattaaaatgtatacttttactccgatacatttcccctaagtatagcctattcgttacttactacaaaatagtcagaagaacacagactgcaggaaagcaggtttgatgaatcagtggtctggcgtttGCTAGTTTGACATAATATTGCTTAGTTTTGCTCAATTCTGATTGCTAAAGAAAATCGTTCCAAACGAAGAACACAGCACTGTTCTGTGTCTCTGAGCAATGGACGGTGTTAACTTattaaataaatcagttttttgaGCGaattggttgaataaatgattcagtgattcactcattaacacggtcaaatgctttgtttctgaaggAATCAGCCGTtttaatgaatcggttgaatctcaacgactcactcattaacattcacttgctgtcacctactggcgattttaattttacatttcgactattttatttttcatgttttaaattatttcaaatatcagcgttcaacgttttatgttaaaaacaaaacattaggcctatttatGCATCTGTACCTGCAGTTAaaatgcatccatgtcccctctgagatacataactgtgtaaatacatgctatttcagatgcagattccagaaatgttttcttatgttggaatgaaagacataAGTACCGGATTAAGTGATTtttattcttacccaaaaatacaaaaaggaaGAAATAGTAAAAgctgaacacaatcttgctactcaagtGGTGTATGaacattttcataaatatatttatttgctgcttttccattttgcatttacttgtacgtttactttcaatacttaagtacgtttaagataaaaaacaaaatactttttgaaCTTAATAAATATCTCAtattaagacttttactcaagtaatactCTAAACGGTGACTTCGGCTTCTActaaagtcattttctggtaagatatctgtacttttacttgagtatgactttcaggttactttatacaccactgtcCATAGGGAGACTGAGGCGATCTGTttgttcttacacacacacttacttagctatctaaatggggacattccataggcgtaatggtttttatattgtacaaacggtatattctaaaaaaaactgtttactttattattattattttcagttttacaaatgaggatgTCCCCAAAGGGAGGTTTTTGGAGATTTTGTCAGGTTTACAGTAGCTCACTTAtgggtacaaatttgtccccaaaatatggttaagtatgcccacacacacatttgaaaAGAGACATCCCTCCTGTCAGTCATGCAGTAATTATGACTGATTGAAATGATGTAACAGaactgtttgttgttttggcTCTAGAGCTCCTGCAGGAATATTGTCAAAGCAATGATGAATGGGTTTCAGTTCAAAGATCTCACAAACATAGGCTACTTTTATGCAACGCACAATAACAGAATTGCTCTGACGTGTCCACCATTATGATTGTCTCTGCTGCTCCTTTTCAGTCTTCATTTTCCGCATCTCATGTAGCCTAGCTAATAAACACACaacgtctgcatttacatcttCTGCAAGATGTATATTTTAGTGTTTAAGTGTATattttgtgcgcatatgacaaaCGTGCAAATGTGCACACGGCTACAGTTTTTGGGCTCTAAGTAAAAATTGTTGtattaaaaaaatcatcataaaaaatGTTGTAGAAAAACGAGAATGTATAATATTATTCCGTTTTGTATACAGATATAGAGTAGCCAGACAACCCAAAAGCAAGACAGcccaaaatatcaaaattgaccagtgcatGAAAAATGGATTGGGGGAGAAAAGGAGGAGAGAGATGGTGTAAATTGGTCATGTGAAACTAAATTATTTATACTTTTGATGAAAAAAGGGATAGGATTTGTGAAACTTAATTATGTGGCAGAACTGCAGGATTGACTGGGTTGGAATGGGAACTCTGGAATGCAAATATTTTATCAATCCAGGCagtaagagaaaacattatcctCTTAAAAATCAGTATTAACAGGACAGAACGTTTTCCTGTAGCTGGGTCATCTGATGCACAATGCAAGAATTACGCATTTGAATTTTGCATGGGGTTGCATCCATCTTTGCTAtgttatgtcattttaaaatgcaatttcaatATCAATTTTTGAAACAGTCAGACTGGACTGGACTGTTTTATAATAGAGTGAAATTACACTTTTGTGATCAGGCACATAGAAGTGTCATATGCTGTCTTTACCATAAAACTAATTTAGAGAACTAGAACTCAAGGGTCAAACCCATTAAAGCAGGTCACATGATTATCTGATGGACTGCCTGAAACCCGTACAGAAAATGTTCTTCACAGAATAAAATGTCAAGTGTCTATCACACTATAGTGGTTTCACAGCGGTTACAAAGAACTGCATACTACATAGATACTTAAAACTATACTAGGAATATTCAAACAGTTTCTAAAAGgtctatatttttgtatttttccagcaattataattttaatttgagtCAGGGCTCTCTTTATAAAGATTTATAAATAGGAAACACACTTTGGAAATGCTGGTTATTTTGTAGCAGGAATATTTAGGAAACCTATTCAGTTCTTATCTATAAGATTATTACCGAAAGCAGTGCCTAAAAATTCCTTTATTAAGTATATAAAATAATCTTTTCTAGATTCATCAGTAGCAATCTAAATGGTATAGGATGAGAAGTGTTCAGCTAAAATTGGATTGCCCCTGTGCAAACTCATTCACAAATCAAAGGGAAggtctctgaaaaaaaaatgtatatcgcTCTACTTTGatgtctctctctccttttctctctctctctcccattaTGAATGCTGGTATATTAGCAAAGTGAAATTTCAATTCCTTCATCCGCTGAGATTAGCCAGCAAACTAATTCCCTCACCTGCTACTTTGAAGTCTTCAAGGGAACCAAGAGCttcaaccatccatccatccatccatccatccacccatctacctactgtctgtctatatatctatctttTTTCACTTTATCTATCTCTTATAGTCTGATAACCATCCACTCTTGATTTGTAGTGTTATCATTGCATTTAAGCTATTTAGCCACTTTGTTCATTATGCCTTGGTTGCAGGTCAGCAGAAAATGACACCCGGTCCAAAGTGATTACTTTCACCTTAGTAATCCACTGCTccatctctctccatcaagccATTGCTGTTCAATATCAGGAACAAACTTTAATTTATTGGCTAATTTGAAATAAACATTCAGACCCTTTTAAGGCTTTCTTACATAATTTAAGTATGGAGAAATTGGTTTTTGGTTCTCAGAGGGCAAAAAGAGCTTTAATCTTAGTGAGCTGG from Carassius carassius chromosome 47, fCarCar2.1, whole genome shotgun sequence harbors:
- the wdr73 gene encoding WD repeat-containing protein 73, which encodes MDISSDESDDWFMESLNTYKDLHVFQLEHPTKVIEWTGDKNICVAGYTGARSEILELLLPLKLYAGENQGLCAERDFKVQHGGFSEETIESLIHIPGTRCVVTSGSSSSTLQIWDIGGDDSDVIKKTGVINLKSTTAKSSKIAPGLTDEPAVLHGSCISEVQLTEIATGRVLYTVAKESSDSVSGLQFVNACVFLICASDGTLLMGDTRDPSTCHYPLDDSKSDLHWAFGLRTDSSQSEPSCCTVARLSSSGHMLLSDLRNLQRPFCQTQLNVQHNTSENDFLNVSWAPVLDRCLSVSGFDGTVHIYNTINWSTEGQSPQPVFSHRGHEMSDEAKYSGSPVVTIHSWHQSRPKTILSAATDGSLHVWDWVDKITDR